A single genomic interval of Hemibagrus wyckioides isolate EC202008001 linkage group LG13, SWU_Hwy_1.0, whole genome shotgun sequence harbors:
- the rsph10b gene encoding radial spoke head 10 homolog B isoform X7 produces the protein MSDIKTLNELQNYSASSAASEALIAEQAARADLSASATARDTETSAELEIPAVHVLSDIIIQRYEGGRSGELFHGEGVAHFVGGHVYKGSFIDGFMHGHGEYAWADGLKYEGDFKSNAPMGHGTYTWLDCSTYEGEVCNGIRNGTGTYKSAKTCTIYRGQWHNGKRHGKGTMFFNLEATSWYEGDWENNQREGWGMRCYPSGDTYEGQWKNSVRHGEGTMKWIQMGQQYSGQWVNGVQHGHGVHTWFLRRVPSSQYPTRNEYKGEFAQGLRHGQGTFVYASGAVYTGSWKEDKKHGRGKFIFKNGHVYDGEFSDDHMVEVPASSTISLWTLNGLPSRADELGNSASVLGPDMALSIDTLLNQFPGVQRMQELRQVEFAIMRHITLLRTIYSMYSSLGHENSPDNTFLLSQLQFWRFLKDCSVHQHGLTLAQLDHLINKDVSPGEVHSPFSTMLLRKWISCIVVAAYHIYHRDFESSSNVLEECFSKLMRQNIIPSAKNVKGPLYCHPLRAMIGKRYIDRCWEIYQTVPKVISAVVSDIMTARHFIWMLKVLGLFDCTLTTTRLLVILSLENPAIANASTHSNLDLEINFLEFFEALLVCAEVKNANGVGAAQHRQCELGNPDETPTRDQMRNSPIPSQLASPLQYESTVLSSSTIISSAATSVKSFEELKSKVTVQSSLTEEIQHKDEGINPSKLAVTNPSEMEMNKPAASSVLVKDTQVTEPPCINAEITEEERPEQQLENWITHIHQFFTHTFFPAYEQNLVCEKEIQEERRRQTTNNRITLEKAKSERAAESRREEVQRKRGLLQRTNGGR, from the exons ATGTCGGACATAAAGACACTTAACGAACTGCAGAATTACTCCGCGTCGAGCGCGGCTTCAGAAGCGTTGATAGCCGAGCAAGCAGCGCGTGCAGATCTCTCAGCATCAGCTACTGCACGAGACACCGAAACATCAGCCGAGCTCGAGATTCCAGCTGTGCATGTCCTCTCAGACATTATCATTCAGAG ATATGAAGGCGGCAGGTCAGGAGAGCTGTTCCACGGGGAAGGAGTCGCCCACTTTGTAGGTGGACATGTGTACAAG GGAAGCTTTATTGATGGCTTTATGCATGGCCATGGAGAATACGCATGGGCAGATGGGCTAAAGTATGAG GGGGACTTTAAATCAAATGCTCCAATGGGACATGGGACGTACACATGGTTAGACTGTAGCACCTATGAGGGGGAAGTATGCAATGGCATCCGAAATGGCACTGGAACTTACAAATCTGCCAAAACCTGCACTATATACAGAGGGCAATGGCACAACGGCAAAAGACATGGCAAG GGGACAATGTTCTTCAATCTGGAGGCGACATCTTGGTATGAGGGTGACTGGGAAAACAACCAAAGAGAAGGCTGGGGTATGCGCTG CTATCCATCAGGAGACACATATGAAGGCCAGTGGAAGAACAGCGTCAGGCATGGGGAAGGAACAATGAAATGGATTCAGATGGGTCAGCAATACAGTGGGCAATGGGTTAATGGTGTTCAG CATGGACATGGGGTACACACATGGTTTTTGCGACGGGTTCCTAGCTCTCAGTATCCCACCAGGAATGAGTATAAAGGGGAATTTGCTCAAGGTCTGCGTCATGGTCAAGGAACATTCGTCTATGCAAGTGGCGCAGTTTACACTGGATCTTGGAAGGAGGATAAAAAACACGGTCGG gGAAAGTTTATTTTCAAAAATGGTCACGTATATGACGGGGAGTTTAGCGATGATCATATGGTGGAAGTCCCAGCATCCTCCACTATTTCATTATGGACACTAAATGGCTTACCTAGTAGAGCTGATGAGTTAGGCAATAGTgcctcagtacttggtcctgaCATGGCTTTGAGCATTGACACTCTATTAAATCAGTTTCCTGGCGTGCAAAGAATGCAGGAGCTCAGACAG GTGGAATTTGCCATTATGAGACACATCACATTGCTGAggacaatatacagtatgtacagcaGCCTTGGACATGAGAACTCTCCAGACAACACTTTCCTGCTCAGTCAGCTACAATTCTGGCGCTTTCTTAAGGACTGCAGTGTCCACCAGCATGGATTAACCCTGGCACAGTTGGACCACCTTATTAACA AGGATGTCTCTCCAGGGGAGGTTCATTCACCTTTTAGTACAATGTTGCTGAGGAAGTGGATTAGTTGTATTGTCGTTGCAGCATACCATATTTACCACAGAGACTTTGA GTCCTCTAGTAATGTACTTGAAGAGTGCTTTTCCAAGCTCATGAGACAGAACATCATTCCCAGTGCCAAGAATGTAAAAG GACCTCTTTACTGCCACCCTCTTCGTGCTATGATTGGCAAGCGCTATATTGACAGATGCTGGGAGATATACCAGACTGTCCCTAAAGTCATCTCCGCTGTCGTCTCTGACATCATGACCGCCAGGCACTTCATCTGGATGTTGAAG GTTCTTGGTCTCTTTGACTGTACGTTAACCACAACAAGATTGCTAGTGATCCTCTCACTGGAAAATCCTGCAATCGCAAACGCTTCTACTCACAGTAACCTTGATTTGGAG ATCAATTTTCTTGAGTTCTTTGAGGCATTACTGGTTTGTGCTGAAGTGAAGAATGCAAATGGAGTGGGAGCTGCACAACACAGACAGTGTGAGTTGGGAAATCCTGATGAGACTCCAACAAGAGATCAGATGAGAAACAGCCCTATTCCCAGCCAGTTGGCGTCTCCTCTG CAGTACGAATCGACCGTGCTGTCCTCAAGCACCATCATTTCATCTGCTGCCACCAGCGTAAAATCTTTCGAG GAACTCAAATCCAAGGTAACAGTACAATCATCTCTAACTGAGGAGATACAACACAAAG ATGAGGGAATTAACCCATCTAAACTGGCTGTTACAAACCCATCtgagatggaaatgaacaaGCCTGCTGCAAGCAGTGTGTTAGTCAAAGACACACAAGTGACTGAGCCTCCATGTATAAACGCAG AGATTACAGAAGAGGAGCGACCGGAACAACAGCTAGAGAACTGGATCACTCACATTCACCAGTTCTTCACCCACACATTCTTCCCAGCATATGAACAGAACTTGGTGTGTGAAAAGGAGATTCAAGAGGAACGCAGAAGACAAACCACAAACAACAGAATCACCCTAGAAAAGGCCAAG TCTGAGAGAGCAGCAGAGAGCAGAAGAGAAGAGGTCCAAAGAAAAAGAGGATTGCTCCAAAGAACAAATGGTGGAAGATGA
- the rsph10b gene encoding radial spoke head 10 homolog B isoform X6, translated as MSDIKTLNELQNYSASSAASEALIAEQAARADLSASATARDTETSAELEIPAVHVLSDIIIQRYEGGRSGELFHGEGVAHFVGGHVYKGSFIDGFMHGHGEYAWADGLKYEGDFKSNAPMGHGTYTWLDCSTYEGEVCNGIRNGTGTYKSAKTCTIYRGQWHNGKRHGKGTMFFNLEATSWYEGDWENNQREGWGMRCYPSGDTYEGQWKNSVRHGEGTMKWIQMGQQYSGQWVNGVQHGHGVHTWFLRRVPSSQYPTRNEYKGEFAQGLRHGQGTFVYASGAVYTGSWKEDKKHGRGKFIFKNGHVYDGEFSDDHMVEVPASSTISLWTLNGLPSRADELGNSASVLGPDMALSIDTLLNQFPGVQRMQELRQVEFAIMRHITLLRTIYSMYSSLGHENSPDNTFLLSQLQFWRFLKDCSVHQHGLTLAQLDHLINKDVSPGEVHSPFSTMLLRKWISCIVVAAYHIYHRDFESSSNVLEECFSKLMRQNIIPSAKNVKGPLYCHPLRAMIGKRYIDRCWEIYQTVPKVISAVVSDIMTARHFIWMLKVLGLFDCTLTTTRLLVILSLENPAIANASTHSNLDLEINFLEFFEALLVCAEVKNANGVGAAQHRQCELGNPDETPTRDQMRNSPIPSQLASPLQYESTVLSSSTIISSAATSVKSFEELKSKVTVQSSLTEEIQHKEITEEERPEQQLENWITHIHQFFTHTFFPAYEQNLVCEKEIQEERRRQTTNNRITLEKAKANANLREQQRAEEKRSKEKEDCSKEQMVEDEERSHVLEDLKNSSIACSTPVTSLNSLDLKQSPTNKKKKK; from the exons ATGTCGGACATAAAGACACTTAACGAACTGCAGAATTACTCCGCGTCGAGCGCGGCTTCAGAAGCGTTGATAGCCGAGCAAGCAGCGCGTGCAGATCTCTCAGCATCAGCTACTGCACGAGACACCGAAACATCAGCCGAGCTCGAGATTCCAGCTGTGCATGTCCTCTCAGACATTATCATTCAGAG ATATGAAGGCGGCAGGTCAGGAGAGCTGTTCCACGGGGAAGGAGTCGCCCACTTTGTAGGTGGACATGTGTACAAG GGAAGCTTTATTGATGGCTTTATGCATGGCCATGGAGAATACGCATGGGCAGATGGGCTAAAGTATGAG GGGGACTTTAAATCAAATGCTCCAATGGGACATGGGACGTACACATGGTTAGACTGTAGCACCTATGAGGGGGAAGTATGCAATGGCATCCGAAATGGCACTGGAACTTACAAATCTGCCAAAACCTGCACTATATACAGAGGGCAATGGCACAACGGCAAAAGACATGGCAAG GGGACAATGTTCTTCAATCTGGAGGCGACATCTTGGTATGAGGGTGACTGGGAAAACAACCAAAGAGAAGGCTGGGGTATGCGCTG CTATCCATCAGGAGACACATATGAAGGCCAGTGGAAGAACAGCGTCAGGCATGGGGAAGGAACAATGAAATGGATTCAGATGGGTCAGCAATACAGTGGGCAATGGGTTAATGGTGTTCAG CATGGACATGGGGTACACACATGGTTTTTGCGACGGGTTCCTAGCTCTCAGTATCCCACCAGGAATGAGTATAAAGGGGAATTTGCTCAAGGTCTGCGTCATGGTCAAGGAACATTCGTCTATGCAAGTGGCGCAGTTTACACTGGATCTTGGAAGGAGGATAAAAAACACGGTCGG gGAAAGTTTATTTTCAAAAATGGTCACGTATATGACGGGGAGTTTAGCGATGATCATATGGTGGAAGTCCCAGCATCCTCCACTATTTCATTATGGACACTAAATGGCTTACCTAGTAGAGCTGATGAGTTAGGCAATAGTgcctcagtacttggtcctgaCATGGCTTTGAGCATTGACACTCTATTAAATCAGTTTCCTGGCGTGCAAAGAATGCAGGAGCTCAGACAG GTGGAATTTGCCATTATGAGACACATCACATTGCTGAggacaatatacagtatgtacagcaGCCTTGGACATGAGAACTCTCCAGACAACACTTTCCTGCTCAGTCAGCTACAATTCTGGCGCTTTCTTAAGGACTGCAGTGTCCACCAGCATGGATTAACCCTGGCACAGTTGGACCACCTTATTAACA AGGATGTCTCTCCAGGGGAGGTTCATTCACCTTTTAGTACAATGTTGCTGAGGAAGTGGATTAGTTGTATTGTCGTTGCAGCATACCATATTTACCACAGAGACTTTGA GTCCTCTAGTAATGTACTTGAAGAGTGCTTTTCCAAGCTCATGAGACAGAACATCATTCCCAGTGCCAAGAATGTAAAAG GACCTCTTTACTGCCACCCTCTTCGTGCTATGATTGGCAAGCGCTATATTGACAGATGCTGGGAGATATACCAGACTGTCCCTAAAGTCATCTCCGCTGTCGTCTCTGACATCATGACCGCCAGGCACTTCATCTGGATGTTGAAG GTTCTTGGTCTCTTTGACTGTACGTTAACCACAACAAGATTGCTAGTGATCCTCTCACTGGAAAATCCTGCAATCGCAAACGCTTCTACTCACAGTAACCTTGATTTGGAG ATCAATTTTCTTGAGTTCTTTGAGGCATTACTGGTTTGTGCTGAAGTGAAGAATGCAAATGGAGTGGGAGCTGCACAACACAGACAGTGTGAGTTGGGAAATCCTGATGAGACTCCAACAAGAGATCAGATGAGAAACAGCCCTATTCCCAGCCAGTTGGCGTCTCCTCTG CAGTACGAATCGACCGTGCTGTCCTCAAGCACCATCATTTCATCTGCTGCCACCAGCGTAAAATCTTTCGAG GAACTCAAATCCAAGGTAACAGTACAATCATCTCTAACTGAGGAGATACAACACAAAG AGATTACAGAAGAGGAGCGACCGGAACAACAGCTAGAGAACTGGATCACTCACATTCACCAGTTCTTCACCCACACATTCTTCCCAGCATATGAACAGAACTTGGTGTGTGAAAAGGAGATTCAAGAGGAACGCAGAAGACAAACCACAAACAACAGAATCACCCTAGAAAAGGCCAAGGCAAATGCAAA TCTGAGAGAGCAGCAGAGAGCAGAAGAGAAGAGGTCCAAAGAAAAAGAGGATTGCTCCAAAGAACAAATGGTGGAAGATGAAGAGAGAAGCCATGTCCTAGAGGACCTGAAAAATTCCTCCATAGCTTGCTCAACGCCAGTGACCTCCTTGAACTCTTTGGATCTGAAGCAATCACCAaccaacaagaagaagaaaaaatga
- the rsph10b gene encoding radial spoke head 10 homolog B isoform X1 — MSDIKTLNELQNYSASSAASEALIAEQAARADLSASATARDTETSAELEIPAVHVLSDIIIQRYEGGRSGELFHGEGVAHFVGGHVYKGSFIDGFMHGHGEYAWADGLKYEGDFKSNAPMGHGTYTWLDCSTYEGEVCNGIRNGTGTYKSAKTCTIYRGQWHNGKRHGKGTMFFNLEATSWYEGDWENNQREGWGMRCYPSGDTYEGQWKNSVRHGEGTMKWIQMGQQYSGQWVNGVQHGHGVHTWFLRRVPSSQYPTRNEYKGEFAQGLRHGQGTFVYASGAVYTGSWKEDKKHGRGKFIFKNGHVYDGEFSDDHMVEVPASSTISLWTLNGLPSRADELGNSASVLGPDMALSIDTLLNQFPGVQRMQELRQVEFAIMRHITLLRTIYSMYSSLGHENSPDNTFLLSQLQFWRFLKDCSVHQHGLTLAQLDHLINKDVSPGEVHSPFSTMLLRKWISCIVVAAYHIYHRDFESSSNVLEECFSKLMRQNIIPSAKNVKGPLYCHPLRAMIGKRYIDRCWEIYQTVPKVISAVVSDIMTARHFIWMLKVLGLFDCTLTTTRLLVILSLENPAIANASTHSNLDLEINFLEFFEALLVCAEVKNANGVGAAQHRQCELGNPDETPTRDQMRNSPIPSQLASPLQYESTVLSSSTIISSAATSVKSFEELKSKVTVQSSLTEEIQHKDEGINPSKLAVTNPSEMEMNKPAASSVLVKDTQVTEPPCINAEITEEERPEQQLENWITHIHQFFTHTFFPAYEQNLVCEKEIQEERRRQTTNNRITLEKAKANANLREQQRAEEKRSKEKEDCSKEQMVEDEERSHVLEDLKNSSIACSTPVTSLNSLDLKQSPTNKKKKK; from the exons ATGTCGGACATAAAGACACTTAACGAACTGCAGAATTACTCCGCGTCGAGCGCGGCTTCAGAAGCGTTGATAGCCGAGCAAGCAGCGCGTGCAGATCTCTCAGCATCAGCTACTGCACGAGACACCGAAACATCAGCCGAGCTCGAGATTCCAGCTGTGCATGTCCTCTCAGACATTATCATTCAGAG ATATGAAGGCGGCAGGTCAGGAGAGCTGTTCCACGGGGAAGGAGTCGCCCACTTTGTAGGTGGACATGTGTACAAG GGAAGCTTTATTGATGGCTTTATGCATGGCCATGGAGAATACGCATGGGCAGATGGGCTAAAGTATGAG GGGGACTTTAAATCAAATGCTCCAATGGGACATGGGACGTACACATGGTTAGACTGTAGCACCTATGAGGGGGAAGTATGCAATGGCATCCGAAATGGCACTGGAACTTACAAATCTGCCAAAACCTGCACTATATACAGAGGGCAATGGCACAACGGCAAAAGACATGGCAAG GGGACAATGTTCTTCAATCTGGAGGCGACATCTTGGTATGAGGGTGACTGGGAAAACAACCAAAGAGAAGGCTGGGGTATGCGCTG CTATCCATCAGGAGACACATATGAAGGCCAGTGGAAGAACAGCGTCAGGCATGGGGAAGGAACAATGAAATGGATTCAGATGGGTCAGCAATACAGTGGGCAATGGGTTAATGGTGTTCAG CATGGACATGGGGTACACACATGGTTTTTGCGACGGGTTCCTAGCTCTCAGTATCCCACCAGGAATGAGTATAAAGGGGAATTTGCTCAAGGTCTGCGTCATGGTCAAGGAACATTCGTCTATGCAAGTGGCGCAGTTTACACTGGATCTTGGAAGGAGGATAAAAAACACGGTCGG gGAAAGTTTATTTTCAAAAATGGTCACGTATATGACGGGGAGTTTAGCGATGATCATATGGTGGAAGTCCCAGCATCCTCCACTATTTCATTATGGACACTAAATGGCTTACCTAGTAGAGCTGATGAGTTAGGCAATAGTgcctcagtacttggtcctgaCATGGCTTTGAGCATTGACACTCTATTAAATCAGTTTCCTGGCGTGCAAAGAATGCAGGAGCTCAGACAG GTGGAATTTGCCATTATGAGACACATCACATTGCTGAggacaatatacagtatgtacagcaGCCTTGGACATGAGAACTCTCCAGACAACACTTTCCTGCTCAGTCAGCTACAATTCTGGCGCTTTCTTAAGGACTGCAGTGTCCACCAGCATGGATTAACCCTGGCACAGTTGGACCACCTTATTAACA AGGATGTCTCTCCAGGGGAGGTTCATTCACCTTTTAGTACAATGTTGCTGAGGAAGTGGATTAGTTGTATTGTCGTTGCAGCATACCATATTTACCACAGAGACTTTGA GTCCTCTAGTAATGTACTTGAAGAGTGCTTTTCCAAGCTCATGAGACAGAACATCATTCCCAGTGCCAAGAATGTAAAAG GACCTCTTTACTGCCACCCTCTTCGTGCTATGATTGGCAAGCGCTATATTGACAGATGCTGGGAGATATACCAGACTGTCCCTAAAGTCATCTCCGCTGTCGTCTCTGACATCATGACCGCCAGGCACTTCATCTGGATGTTGAAG GTTCTTGGTCTCTTTGACTGTACGTTAACCACAACAAGATTGCTAGTGATCCTCTCACTGGAAAATCCTGCAATCGCAAACGCTTCTACTCACAGTAACCTTGATTTGGAG ATCAATTTTCTTGAGTTCTTTGAGGCATTACTGGTTTGTGCTGAAGTGAAGAATGCAAATGGAGTGGGAGCTGCACAACACAGACAGTGTGAGTTGGGAAATCCTGATGAGACTCCAACAAGAGATCAGATGAGAAACAGCCCTATTCCCAGCCAGTTGGCGTCTCCTCTG CAGTACGAATCGACCGTGCTGTCCTCAAGCACCATCATTTCATCTGCTGCCACCAGCGTAAAATCTTTCGAG GAACTCAAATCCAAGGTAACAGTACAATCATCTCTAACTGAGGAGATACAACACAAAG ATGAGGGAATTAACCCATCTAAACTGGCTGTTACAAACCCATCtgagatggaaatgaacaaGCCTGCTGCAAGCAGTGTGTTAGTCAAAGACACACAAGTGACTGAGCCTCCATGTATAAACGCAG AGATTACAGAAGAGGAGCGACCGGAACAACAGCTAGAGAACTGGATCACTCACATTCACCAGTTCTTCACCCACACATTCTTCCCAGCATATGAACAGAACTTGGTGTGTGAAAAGGAGATTCAAGAGGAACGCAGAAGACAAACCACAAACAACAGAATCACCCTAGAAAAGGCCAAGGCAAATGCAAA TCTGAGAGAGCAGCAGAGAGCAGAAGAGAAGAGGTCCAAAGAAAAAGAGGATTGCTCCAAAGAACAAATGGTGGAAGATGAAGAGAGAAGCCATGTCCTAGAGGACCTGAAAAATTCCTCCATAGCTTGCTCAACGCCAGTGACCTCCTTGAACTCTTTGGATCTGAAGCAATCACCAaccaacaagaagaagaaaaaatga
- the rsph10b gene encoding radial spoke head 10 homolog B isoform X8, with the protein MSDIKTLNELQNYSASSAASEALIAEQAARADLSASATARDTETSAELEIPAVHVLSDIIIQRYEGGRSGELFHGEGVAHFVGGHVYKGSFIDGFMHGHGEYAWADGLKYEGDFKSNAPMGHGTYTWLDCSTYEGEVCNGIRNGTGTYKSAKTCTIYRGQWHNGKRHGKGTMFFNLEATSWYEGDWENNQREGWGMRCYPSGDTYEGQWKNSVRHGEGTMKWIQMGQQYSGQWVNGVQHGHGVHTWFLRRVPSSQYPTRNEYKGEFAQGLRHGQGTFVYASGAVYTGSWKEDKKHGRGKFIFKNGHVYDGEFSDDHMVEVPASSTISLWTLNGLPSRADELGNSASVLGPDMALSIDTLLNQFPGVQRMQELRQVEFAIMRHITLLRTIYSMYSSLGHENSPDNTFLLSQLQFWRFLKDCSVHQHGLTLAQLDHLINKDVSPGEVHSPFSTMLLRKWISCIVVAAYHIYHRDFESSSNVLEECFSKLMRQNIIPSAKNVKGPLYCHPLRAMIGKRYIDRCWEIYQTVPKVISAVVSDIMTARHFIWMLKVLGLFDCTLTTTRLLVILSLENPAIANASTHSNLDLEINFLEFFEALLVCAEVKNANGVGAAQHRQCELGNPDETPTRDQMRNSPIPSQLASPLQYESTVLSSSTIISSAATSELKSKVTVQSSLTEEIQHKEITEEERPEQQLENWITHIHQFFTHTFFPAYEQNLVCEKEIQEERRRQTTNNRITLEKAKANANLREQQRAEEKRSKEKEDCSKEQMVEDEERSHVLEDLKNSSIACSTPVTSLNSLDLKQSPTNKKKKK; encoded by the exons ATGTCGGACATAAAGACACTTAACGAACTGCAGAATTACTCCGCGTCGAGCGCGGCTTCAGAAGCGTTGATAGCCGAGCAAGCAGCGCGTGCAGATCTCTCAGCATCAGCTACTGCACGAGACACCGAAACATCAGCCGAGCTCGAGATTCCAGCTGTGCATGTCCTCTCAGACATTATCATTCAGAG ATATGAAGGCGGCAGGTCAGGAGAGCTGTTCCACGGGGAAGGAGTCGCCCACTTTGTAGGTGGACATGTGTACAAG GGAAGCTTTATTGATGGCTTTATGCATGGCCATGGAGAATACGCATGGGCAGATGGGCTAAAGTATGAG GGGGACTTTAAATCAAATGCTCCAATGGGACATGGGACGTACACATGGTTAGACTGTAGCACCTATGAGGGGGAAGTATGCAATGGCATCCGAAATGGCACTGGAACTTACAAATCTGCCAAAACCTGCACTATATACAGAGGGCAATGGCACAACGGCAAAAGACATGGCAAG GGGACAATGTTCTTCAATCTGGAGGCGACATCTTGGTATGAGGGTGACTGGGAAAACAACCAAAGAGAAGGCTGGGGTATGCGCTG CTATCCATCAGGAGACACATATGAAGGCCAGTGGAAGAACAGCGTCAGGCATGGGGAAGGAACAATGAAATGGATTCAGATGGGTCAGCAATACAGTGGGCAATGGGTTAATGGTGTTCAG CATGGACATGGGGTACACACATGGTTTTTGCGACGGGTTCCTAGCTCTCAGTATCCCACCAGGAATGAGTATAAAGGGGAATTTGCTCAAGGTCTGCGTCATGGTCAAGGAACATTCGTCTATGCAAGTGGCGCAGTTTACACTGGATCTTGGAAGGAGGATAAAAAACACGGTCGG gGAAAGTTTATTTTCAAAAATGGTCACGTATATGACGGGGAGTTTAGCGATGATCATATGGTGGAAGTCCCAGCATCCTCCACTATTTCATTATGGACACTAAATGGCTTACCTAGTAGAGCTGATGAGTTAGGCAATAGTgcctcagtacttggtcctgaCATGGCTTTGAGCATTGACACTCTATTAAATCAGTTTCCTGGCGTGCAAAGAATGCAGGAGCTCAGACAG GTGGAATTTGCCATTATGAGACACATCACATTGCTGAggacaatatacagtatgtacagcaGCCTTGGACATGAGAACTCTCCAGACAACACTTTCCTGCTCAGTCAGCTACAATTCTGGCGCTTTCTTAAGGACTGCAGTGTCCACCAGCATGGATTAACCCTGGCACAGTTGGACCACCTTATTAACA AGGATGTCTCTCCAGGGGAGGTTCATTCACCTTTTAGTACAATGTTGCTGAGGAAGTGGATTAGTTGTATTGTCGTTGCAGCATACCATATTTACCACAGAGACTTTGA GTCCTCTAGTAATGTACTTGAAGAGTGCTTTTCCAAGCTCATGAGACAGAACATCATTCCCAGTGCCAAGAATGTAAAAG GACCTCTTTACTGCCACCCTCTTCGTGCTATGATTGGCAAGCGCTATATTGACAGATGCTGGGAGATATACCAGACTGTCCCTAAAGTCATCTCCGCTGTCGTCTCTGACATCATGACCGCCAGGCACTTCATCTGGATGTTGAAG GTTCTTGGTCTCTTTGACTGTACGTTAACCACAACAAGATTGCTAGTGATCCTCTCACTGGAAAATCCTGCAATCGCAAACGCTTCTACTCACAGTAACCTTGATTTGGAG ATCAATTTTCTTGAGTTCTTTGAGGCATTACTGGTTTGTGCTGAAGTGAAGAATGCAAATGGAGTGGGAGCTGCACAACACAGACAGTGTGAGTTGGGAAATCCTGATGAGACTCCAACAAGAGATCAGATGAGAAACAGCCCTATTCCCAGCCAGTTGGCGTCTCCTCTG CAGTACGAATCGACCGTGCTGTCCTCAAGCACCATCATTTCATCTGCTGCCACCAGC GAACTCAAATCCAAGGTAACAGTACAATCATCTCTAACTGAGGAGATACAACACAAAG AGATTACAGAAGAGGAGCGACCGGAACAACAGCTAGAGAACTGGATCACTCACATTCACCAGTTCTTCACCCACACATTCTTCCCAGCATATGAACAGAACTTGGTGTGTGAAAAGGAGATTCAAGAGGAACGCAGAAGACAAACCACAAACAACAGAATCACCCTAGAAAAGGCCAAGGCAAATGCAAA TCTGAGAGAGCAGCAGAGAGCAGAAGAGAAGAGGTCCAAAGAAAAAGAGGATTGCTCCAAAGAACAAATGGTGGAAGATGAAGAGAGAAGCCATGTCCTAGAGGACCTGAAAAATTCCTCCATAGCTTGCTCAACGCCAGTGACCTCCTTGAACTCTTTGGATCTGAAGCAATCACCAaccaacaagaagaagaaaaaatga